In the genome of Flavobacteriales bacterium, one region contains:
- a CDS encoding 2-oxoglutarate dehydrogenase E1 component, translating into MDKSTYLGNADAAALDALYQQYRKDPESVDFGWRKFFEGFEFSKASFEGTGQAVPEIMDKEFRVINLINGYRQRGHLFTKTNPVRERRKYSPTLDIENFGLEASDLDTVFQAGSEIGIGPATLNDIIAHLKQTYCQSIGVEFAYIRKPEVATWLREKMESVRNTPNLSAEEKTHILKKLNEAVVFENFLHTKYVGQKRFSLEGAETLIPALDSVIEKGAELGIEYYVIGMAHRGRLNVLANVMGKTYSEIFNEFEGKEFDDDSLFDGDVKYHMGYSGDVVSRSGKKIHLTLSPNPSHLEAVDPVVQGIARAKLDRRFGNDENRIAPILIHGDASIAGQGIVYEVVQMAQLSGYRTGGTIHIVINNQVGFTTNYIDARSSTYCTDVGKVTLCPVFHVNGDDVESLVYTINLAMEYRQTFHGDVFIDLLCYRKHGHNEGDEPRFTQPLLYKAIANHPDPRKIYIDKLMSSKAIEDTRIAEKMQDEFKATLEEKLNEVKHSSSGNRLSFLEGDWKGIRPASPEDFDQSPVTAVKKTQLKKIADKINHLPKNTKFFKKIERIMADRREMIDNNKLDWGMCELLAYGSLLMEGYPVRISGQDVERGTFSHRHAVVRVEDSEEQYVPLANLDPKQARFMIYNSLLSEYGVLGFEYGYALASPNVLTVWEAQFGDFFNGAQIIIDQFLSSAEDKWKKHNGLVLYLPHGYEGMGAEHSSARLERFLSLCAENNMQVVNCTTPANFFHALRRQLHREFRKPLVIFTPKKLLRYPSCVSTMDELAKGGFQEVIDDAKTDEDVVKKLVFCQGKFYYDLSEQKEKLGVKDVAIIRIEQMYPYPEKQVNALMEKYKKATSYVWAQEEPENMGAWPFMIRMFKKPIQCISQPASGAPATGSYKKFEKRHQAIIDQVFAKHKKGLEMGVE; encoded by the coding sequence ATGGATAAAAGCACCTACCTGGGAAATGCGGATGCAGCGGCACTGGATGCCCTGTATCAGCAGTACCGAAAAGACCCTGAATCGGTTGATTTCGGATGGAGGAAATTCTTTGAGGGATTCGAATTCTCCAAAGCGTCTTTCGAAGGCACGGGACAAGCCGTCCCGGAAATCATGGACAAGGAATTCCGTGTGATCAACCTGATCAACGGCTACCGTCAGCGCGGGCACCTGTTCACCAAAACCAATCCGGTGCGCGAACGACGGAAGTATTCGCCTACCCTTGATATCGAGAACTTCGGATTGGAAGCATCCGATCTGGATACGGTTTTCCAGGCAGGCAGCGAGATCGGCATCGGGCCCGCCACGCTGAATGACATCATTGCGCACCTCAAACAAACCTATTGCCAGTCCATCGGTGTGGAGTTTGCCTACATCCGCAAACCCGAAGTGGCCACCTGGCTGAGGGAAAAGATGGAATCGGTGCGGAATACCCCCAACCTTTCGGCCGAAGAAAAAACCCACATCCTCAAGAAACTCAACGAAGCGGTGGTCTTCGAAAACTTCCTTCACACCAAGTATGTAGGACAGAAGAGGTTTTCACTGGAAGGCGCCGAGACCCTGATCCCCGCCCTGGATTCGGTGATCGAGAAAGGCGCCGAACTGGGCATCGAATACTATGTAATCGGCATGGCCCACCGCGGTCGCCTGAACGTACTCGCCAACGTAATGGGTAAAACCTACAGCGAGATCTTCAACGAGTTTGAAGGAAAAGAATTCGATGACGACAGCCTCTTTGACGGCGACGTGAAGTACCACATGGGTTACTCCGGTGACGTGGTCTCCCGCAGTGGTAAAAAAATTCACCTGACCCTGTCTCCGAACCCCAGCCACCTCGAGGCGGTTGACCCGGTGGTGCAGGGTATTGCACGTGCCAAGCTCGACAGGCGTTTCGGCAACGATGAGAACCGCATTGCCCCCATCCTCATTCACGGAGATGCATCCATCGCAGGTCAGGGCATCGTATATGAAGTGGTGCAGATGGCGCAACTCAGCGGCTACCGAACGGGTGGAACCATCCACATCGTCATCAACAACCAGGTGGGATTCACCACCAACTACATTGATGCACGCTCCAGTACCTACTGCACCGACGTGGGTAAGGTGACCCTGTGTCCGGTTTTCCACGTGAACGGTGATGATGTGGAGTCACTGGTATACACCATCAACCTGGCCATGGAATACCGCCAGACCTTTCACGGAGATGTGTTCATCGACCTGCTTTGCTACCGCAAACACGGCCACAACGAAGGCGACGAACCCAGGTTTACCCAACCTTTGCTGTACAAAGCCATCGCCAATCACCCGGATCCCCGGAAGATCTACATCGATAAACTGATGTCGTCCAAAGCGATCGAGGACACCCGGATCGCTGAAAAGATGCAGGATGAATTCAAGGCGACCCTCGAAGAAAAACTCAATGAAGTCAAGCATTCCTCCAGCGGCAACCGCCTGAGTTTCCTCGAAGGCGACTGGAAGGGTATCCGTCCGGCAAGTCCGGAGGATTTTGATCAGTCACCGGTGACTGCAGTCAAGAAGACACAACTGAAAAAAATCGCAGATAAGATCAACCACCTGCCCAAGAACACGAAGTTCTTCAAGAAGATCGAGCGCATCATGGCCGATCGCAGGGAAATGATCGATAACAACAAGCTCGATTGGGGCATGTGCGAACTGCTGGCATACGGCAGTTTGCTCATGGAAGGATATCCGGTGCGTATCAGCGGACAGGATGTGGAACGCGGAACTTTCTCCCACCGCCACGCTGTGGTGAGGGTGGAAGATTCGGAAGAACAATATGTGCCTCTGGCCAACCTCGACCCCAAGCAGGCCCGCTTCATGATTTACAATTCCCTGCTCTCGGAATACGGTGTGCTGGGATTTGAATACGGATATGCACTCGCATCACCCAATGTGCTCACCGTGTGGGAAGCTCAGTTCGGCGACTTCTTCAATGGTGCACAGATCATTATCGACCAGTTCCTGAGCAGTGCGGAAGACAAGTGGAAGAAGCACAACGGACTGGTGCTTTACCTGCCGCACGGATATGAAGGCATGGGTGCCGAACACTCCAGCGCACGCCTTGAACGTTTCCTGTCGCTGTGCGCGGAAAACAACATGCAGGTGGTGAACTGTACCACACCTGCCAATTTCTTCCACGCATTGCGACGTCAGTTGCACCGTGAGTTCAGAAAACCGCTGGTCATCTTTACCCCGAAAAAACTGTTGCGTTACCCGAGCTGTGTTTCCACCATGGATGAACTGGCAAAGGGCGGTTTCCAGGAGGTGATCGATGACGCGAAAACCGACGAAGATGTGGTGAAGAAGCTGGTGTTCTGCCAAGGCAAGTTCTATTATGATCTTTCCGAACAAAAAGAAAAACTGGGTGTAAAGGATGTGGCGATCATTCGCATCGAACAGATGTATCCTTACCCTGAGAAACAGGTGAATGCGCTGATGGAGAAATACAAGAAGGCCACTTCCTATGTATGGGCGCAGGAAGAACCGGAGAACATGGGCGCATGGCCGTTCATGATCCGCATGTTCAAAAAGCCGATCCAGTGCATCAGCCAGCCGGCCAGCGGAGCGCCCGCAACCGGATCTTACAAGAAGTTTGAGAAACGACACCAGGCCATCATAGACCAGGTGTTTGCCAAGCACAAAAAAGGATTAGAAATGGGCGTGGAATAA
- a CDS encoding four helix bundle protein, translated as MEKVSSYTDLEVWKISRSLVSDIYELTTGFPSSEMFGITNQMRRCVVSIPSNIAEGCGRQQPKDCMRFFSIARGSLYELETQLYLSLDLKFISSQSLVSTMNKVITCKRLLNGFINYYHRLANNQ; from the coding sequence ATGGAAAAAGTTTCCTCATACACAGATTTAGAGGTATGGAAAATCAGCCGATCGCTGGTAAGCGACATTTATGAACTTACAACTGGCTTCCCCTCGTCAGAAATGTTTGGCATAACCAATCAAATGCGCAGGTGTGTGGTTTCAATACCCTCTAATATTGCTGAAGGATGCGGCAGACAACAGCCCAAAGATTGCATGCGTTTTTTTTCCATTGCCCGTGGTTCTCTTTATGAACTTGAAACACAATTGTACTTATCATTGGATTTAAAGTTTATTTCATCGCAATCCCTGGTATCAACCATGAATAAAGTTATCACTTGCAAACGATTGTTAAACGGGTTCATCAACTATTACCACCGATTAGCCAATAACCAATAA
- the paaC gene encoding phenylacetate-CoA oxygenase subunit PaaC, which translates to MDTQQALFTYCLRLADNSLVLGNRLSEWCGHAPILEEDLALANIALDKIGQARTLFQYAGEVEGKGRSEDDLAYRRSEREFFNTLLAELPKGDFAFTIVRQLLNDTFDQLLYRALSNSKDETLKAFAVKSLKEVDYHVRHINQWMLRLGDGTEESHRRVQQALDDLWPYSGELFEMDEVDRIMISEGIGVDLNELRAPWNKAIQDILTEATLTQPEDGWMHTGGKREGRHSEHLGFMLAEMQFLPRAYPDAKW; encoded by the coding sequence ATGGATACACAACAAGCTTTGTTCACTTACTGTCTGCGTCTCGCCGACAATTCCCTGGTACTCGGCAACCGACTGAGTGAATGGTGTGGTCATGCACCCATTCTCGAAGAAGACCTGGCCCTGGCCAACATCGCATTGGATAAGATCGGTCAGGCAAGAACCCTGTTCCAATATGCCGGAGAAGTGGAAGGCAAAGGCCGATCTGAAGACGACCTGGCCTACCGGAGAAGTGAACGCGAATTCTTCAACACCCTGCTGGCAGAATTACCCAAAGGCGACTTTGCTTTCACCATCGTGAGGCAATTGCTGAACGATACGTTCGACCAGTTGCTGTACCGCGCCTTGTCAAACAGCAAAGACGAAACCCTGAAAGCATTTGCCGTGAAATCCCTGAAGGAGGTTGATTACCATGTACGCCACATCAACCAATGGATGCTGCGCCTCGGCGATGGAACAGAAGAAAGTCACCGGCGCGTTCAACAGGCATTGGATGACCTATGGCCCTATTCCGGCGAGCTGTTTGAAATGGATGAAGTGGATCGGATCATGATTTCCGAAGGCATCGGTGTTGACCTGAATGAACTTCGCGCTCCCTGGAACAAAGCCATTCAGGACATACTCACCGAAGCCACCCTGACCCAACCTGAAGACGGATGGATGCATACCGGCGGGAAACGGGAAGGAAGGCATTCCGAACACCTCGGCTTTATGCTGGCGGAAATGCAGTTCTTACCCAGGGCCTATCCTGACGCCAAGTGGTAA
- a CDS encoding NAD+ synthase, whose amino-acid sequence MRIALAQINCRVGDFEANRRAIQNALQAGRRQQADLVVFPELAICGYPPRDFLEFEDFITQCRQTMDEIAAGCTDIAAIIGGPSINPDPLGKNLHNSAYLLADGKVNAIRHKSLLPNYDVFDEYRYFEPNRRFDVVEFKGHRIALTICEDLWDVDESDPLYTISPMKELQVQRPDVMINISASPFSYNHAADRREVMRTNATRYGLPLFYVNLVGAQTELIFDGGSLVIDPKGDVVEEMAYFEEDLRVFDVNDVVCGKASGSGRTDHGSRMAQIHHALVLGIRDYFTKLGLSKAVLGLSGGIDSAVTLVLAVDALGKENVTAVMMPSPFSSEHSVTDSEVLVHNLGCHQHHISISSLYETALQTMQPVFGDLPFNVAEENIQARLRALVLMALANKFGMVLLNTSNKSEAAVGYGTLYGDMCGGLSVIGDLYKTDVYELARYLNRDGERIPANILTKAPSAELRPGQKDSDSLPEYDVLDKILHQYIELRKGPREILAMGFDESIVRRTLSLVNTNEYKRFQSPPVLRVSPKAFGMGRRMPIEGKYLS is encoded by the coding sequence ATGCGCATCGCTTTAGCACAGATCAATTGTCGCGTTGGTGATTTTGAAGCCAACCGCCGGGCCATACAAAATGCCCTGCAGGCCGGGCGCCGGCAGCAAGCCGATCTGGTCGTTTTTCCGGAACTGGCCATTTGCGGATATCCTCCCAGGGACTTTTTGGAATTCGAGGACTTCATCACTCAGTGCCGCCAAACCATGGATGAGATTGCGGCCGGGTGTACCGACATCGCCGCCATCATCGGCGGGCCGTCCATCAACCCCGATCCGCTGGGTAAGAACCTGCACAACTCGGCCTACCTGCTTGCCGATGGAAAGGTGAACGCCATTCGTCACAAAAGCCTGCTGCCGAACTATGATGTGTTTGATGAATACAGGTATTTCGAACCGAACCGCCGTTTCGATGTGGTGGAGTTCAAAGGGCACCGCATTGCGCTGACCATTTGTGAAGACTTGTGGGACGTGGATGAGTCGGATCCGCTGTACACCATTTCTCCGATGAAGGAACTTCAGGTGCAGAGACCGGATGTGATGATTAATATTTCCGCCTCCCCGTTTTCATACAACCACGCGGCGGACAGAAGGGAGGTCATGCGTACCAATGCGACCCGGTACGGTCTGCCTCTGTTTTATGTGAACCTGGTGGGTGCGCAAACCGAACTTATTTTCGACGGGGGATCTCTGGTGATTGACCCCAAGGGGGATGTGGTGGAGGAAATGGCCTATTTCGAGGAAGACCTCCGGGTATTTGATGTCAATGATGTCGTGTGCGGAAAGGCCAGCGGAAGCGGGAGAACCGATCACGGCTCGCGCATGGCGCAGATCCATCACGCACTTGTGCTCGGAATAAGGGATTATTTTACCAAGCTGGGTTTGTCGAAAGCTGTGCTTGGATTATCCGGAGGCATTGATTCTGCGGTTACCCTGGTGCTCGCCGTTGATGCATTGGGCAAAGAGAACGTAACAGCGGTCATGATGCCGTCTCCTTTCAGCTCGGAACATTCTGTTACCGATTCGGAAGTGCTGGTACATAACCTGGGTTGCCACCAGCATCATATCTCCATATCATCCCTGTACGAAACAGCCTTGCAAACCATGCAGCCGGTATTCGGCGACTTGCCGTTCAACGTTGCGGAAGAAAACATCCAGGCGCGGTTGCGCGCACTTGTGCTGATGGCATTGGCCAATAAATTCGGGATGGTGCTGCTCAATACATCCAACAAAAGTGAAGCCGCCGTGGGATACGGCACACTGTACGGAGATATGTGTGGCGGACTTTCGGTGATCGGCGACCTCTATAAAACAGATGTGTACGAACTTGCCCGTTACCTGAACCGTGACGGTGAGCGGATTCCTGCCAACATCCTCACCAAGGCGCCATCGGCGGAATTGCGGCCCGGCCAGAAAGACAGCGACAGCCTGCCGGAATACGATGTGCTGGACAAAATACTCCATCAATACATCGAACTGAGAAAAGGCCCGCGTGAGATCCTGGCCATGGGTTTTGATGAAAGTATTGTCAGACGCACCTTGTCGCTGGTCAATACCAATGAATACAAACGTTTTCAGTCACCACCGGTTTTAAGGGTGTCTCCCAAGGCATTCGGAATGGGCAGGCGGATGCCCATCGAAGGCAAATATCTTTCCTGA
- a CDS encoding 2Fe-2S iron-sulfur cluster binding domain-containing protein has product MAKFHTLKVRDVRRETPDCVSVAFDVPEDLKDAYAYLPGQYLTLKFNFKGEELRRSYSLCSSPDTENEWRIAAKRVQGGRVSGYLNESVKVGDVVEVMTPMGNFHTPMQADRERHFVLFAGGSGITPMFSILKSALAKEPRSRITLVYANRDEASVIFAEALKQMAAEHADRLHIHFVYDEAPAGTPSLLQGMMSVEKATQILNDLVRPSGNEAYFICGPGPMMDHIKTALAAEGVSDDKVHIEYFTAVLEDLKRAESAGESQPSGDVIESEVTVIMDDEPFSFQLSSNGMSILDAASDAGVDAPFSCKGAVCCTCKAQVLEGKVTMEKNFALSDGEVAEGYVLTCQSHPATEKVVITYDVI; this is encoded by the coding sequence ATGGCCAAATTTCATACCCTGAAGGTTCGTGACGTGAGAAGAGAAACACCGGATTGTGTCTCCGTGGCATTTGATGTACCGGAGGATCTGAAGGATGCCTATGCTTATTTGCCGGGCCAGTACCTGACCTTGAAGTTCAATTTCAAGGGTGAGGAATTGCGCCGGTCATATTCTCTTTGTTCCAGTCCGGATACGGAAAATGAATGGCGCATTGCGGCCAAACGGGTGCAGGGAGGAAGGGTATCCGGTTATCTGAATGAATCGGTGAAGGTGGGTGATGTGGTGGAGGTGATGACCCCGATGGGCAATTTTCACACCCCCATGCAAGCCGATCGTGAGCGTCATTTTGTGTTGTTTGCAGGAGGAAGCGGAATCACGCCCATGTTTTCAATATTGAAGTCGGCTCTGGCAAAGGAACCCCGGAGCCGGATTACATTGGTATATGCCAACCGGGATGAGGCGTCAGTGATCTTTGCTGAAGCGTTGAAACAAATGGCTGCCGAGCATGCAGACCGGTTGCACATTCATTTTGTCTACGACGAGGCACCGGCGGGCACACCATCCTTGTTGCAGGGAATGATGTCCGTAGAGAAAGCTACGCAGATACTCAACGATCTGGTTAGGCCTTCGGGCAACGAAGCGTATTTCATTTGTGGCCCGGGACCGATGATGGACCATATTAAAACCGCTCTGGCCGCCGAAGGAGTTTCTGACGATAAGGTGCACATCGAGTATTTTACTGCCGTGTTGGAAGACCTCAAACGTGCTGAAAGTGCAGGAGAATCTCAGCCTTCCGGTGATGTGATAGAATCGGAGGTAACCGTGATCATGGATGACGAGCCGTTTTCATTTCAATTGTCATCCAACGGAATGTCCATCCTGGACGCCGCATCGGATGCAGGTGTGGATGCCCCGTTTTCGTGTAAGGGTGCCGTATGCTGTACCTGTAAGGCACAGGTATTGGAGGGCAAGGTAACCATGGAAAAGAACTTCGCTTTATCGGATGGGGAGGTAGCGGAAGGCTATGTGTTGACCTGCCAGTCGCATCCTGCTACGGAAAAGGTTGTGATTACGTACGACGTGATCTGA
- a CDS encoding PorT family protein encodes MKNLRPLYLLLILVGASTCVHAQDDEGAKFRFGLKGAPSMAWLKPDSKLFESGGATVKFSYGLITEFRVAKNYSFVTGLDVAYAGGKINYTDSIYYLSDAGDPTKAYFQLNKRKFDLQYVDLPVLLKMKTNEIGYMTYFGQFGFNLGLNIKSRAIDEGTTYASTQTVKKEDVDVIKDINLMRVAMNLGIGVEYNFSGSTSLLLGVNYNNGFSNTFGKESKSLKQKDGSALETKAVSNYVALTVGVLF; translated from the coding sequence ATGAAAAACCTGCGTCCCCTTTATTTATTGTTGATTCTTGTAGGCGCCTCTACATGTGTGCATGCCCAGGATGATGAAGGTGCCAAGTTCCGTTTCGGTTTGAAAGGTGCGCCTTCCATGGCCTGGCTGAAACCTGATTCGAAGTTGTTCGAGTCCGGTGGTGCCACGGTAAAATTCTCTTACGGATTGATCACGGAGTTCCGCGTAGCAAAAAACTACAGCTTCGTCACGGGCTTGGATGTGGCGTATGCCGGTGGCAAGATCAATTACACCGATTCCATCTATTACCTGTCGGATGCGGGAGATCCTACCAAGGCGTATTTTCAGTTGAACAAAAGAAAGTTCGACCTTCAGTACGTAGACCTGCCTGTGCTGCTGAAAATGAAAACGAACGAGATCGGATATATGACCTATTTCGGACAATTCGGGTTTAACCTCGGACTGAATATAAAGTCACGCGCTATAGATGAAGGCACGACCTATGCTTCCACCCAAACGGTCAAGAAGGAAGATGTGGATGTGATCAAAGACATCAACCTCATGCGGGTGGCCATGAACCTGGGTATCGGCGTTGAGTATAATTTTTCCGGATCCACATCCCTGTTGCTTGGTGTAAACTACAACAACGGTTTCAGCAATACCTTCGGGAAGGAAAGCAAATCGCTGAAACAGAAAGATGGATCGGCCCTGGAAACTAAGGCCGTATCCAATTATGTTGCCCTTACCGTGGGCGTCCTTTTCTGA
- a CDS encoding 2-(1,2-epoxy-1,2-dihydrophenyl)acetyl-CoA isomerase: MYQHILFETRNNVAHLTLNRPDALNSFHTGMAKEVQAALDICASDQGIRAVCLTGAGRGFCAGQDLAEAIEPGTDLAGIVRNTYNPIILKIRRLEKPVVCAVNGVAAGAGANIAFACDITLAAESAPFIQSFANIGLIPDSAGTYFLPRLVGLQKATAMAMLAEKIKAGEAADLGLIYKAVPDDLLINEATALAEKLAGMPTRGLGLTKRAFLAGFNNTLEQQLELEEQLQAEAGTTADHKEGVQAFLEKRKPAFKGA, translated from the coding sequence GTGTACCAACATATCCTCTTCGAAACCCGAAACAACGTCGCCCACCTCACCCTCAACCGCCCTGACGCACTCAATAGTTTTCACACAGGCATGGCAAAGGAGGTGCAGGCCGCACTTGACATATGCGCATCCGATCAGGGCATCCGTGCCGTTTGCCTCACCGGAGCCGGACGTGGATTCTGTGCCGGACAGGATCTTGCAGAAGCCATCGAACCCGGAACCGATCTCGCCGGCATTGTTCGCAACACATACAACCCCATCATCCTGAAAATCCGCCGACTCGAAAAACCAGTGGTATGCGCTGTGAATGGTGTGGCTGCCGGCGCCGGTGCCAACATCGCTTTTGCATGCGACATCACCCTTGCCGCCGAAAGCGCTCCCTTCATCCAATCTTTCGCCAACATCGGACTCATACCAGATAGTGCCGGCACCTATTTTTTACCGCGCCTGGTGGGTTTGCAGAAAGCCACTGCCATGGCCATGCTGGCGGAAAAGATCAAAGCGGGGGAAGCGGCAGACCTGGGGCTCATTTACAAAGCCGTGCCGGACGATCTGCTGATCAACGAAGCCACTGCCCTTGCCGAAAAACTTGCTGGCATGCCCACACGCGGATTGGGGCTCACGAAACGAGCATTCCTGGCCGGCTTTAACAACACACTCGAACAACAACTGGAACTCGAAGAGCAACTGCAGGCGGAAGCCGGAACAACCGCCGATCACAAAGAAGGTGTACAAGCCTTCCTCGAAAAAAGAAAACCTGCATTCAAAGGTGCATAA
- the paaB gene encoding 1,2-phenylacetyl-CoA epoxidase subunit B: MSTQDNQWPLWEVFIQSKTGLPYKHAGSVHAPDGEMALQNARDTYTRRMEGSSIWVVPSSAIVASTPEDVGSFFDPANDKVYRHPTFYVMPEGAQHI; the protein is encoded by the coding sequence ATGAGTACACAAGACAACCAATGGCCTCTGTGGGAGGTCTTCATCCAAAGCAAGACCGGGCTTCCCTACAAACATGCCGGAAGCGTACATGCACCCGACGGGGAAATGGCGCTGCAGAATGCCAGGGATACCTATACCCGACGCATGGAAGGCTCCAGCATCTGGGTGGTCCCATCCAGCGCAATCGTGGCTTCCACACCGGAAGATGTAGGATCCTTTTTCGACCCTGCCAACGACAAGGTGTACCGTCATCCGACATTTTACGTCATGCCCGAGGGCGCACAGCACATTTAA
- the paaA gene encoding 1,2-phenylacetyl-CoA epoxidase subunit A, whose protein sequence is MEENKRLEAFQAKIDQEEKIEPKDWMPDEYRRNLIRQISQHAHSEIIGMLPEGNWLSRAPSLRSKVVLLAKIQDEGGHGLYLYSATETLGITREEMIEQLHTGKAKYSSIFNYPSLTWADIGAIGWLVDGAAIVNQVSLQRTSYGPYARAMVRICKEESFHQRQGYEIMAKMAQGTAEQKAMAQDALNRWWWPSLMMFGPHDAESAHSQQSIQWKIKRESNDELRQKFIDKTVQQAEVVGLSIPDPNLKWNEARGHYDFGEINWDEFWNVVKGNGPCNKERLASHQKAHDDGAWVREAATAYADKKKKKAAA, encoded by the coding sequence ATGGAAGAGAATAAAAGACTTGAAGCCTTCCAGGCAAAGATAGACCAGGAAGAAAAAATTGAACCCAAGGACTGGATGCCGGATGAGTACCGCAGGAACCTGATCCGACAGATCTCCCAACACGCGCACTCCGAGATCATCGGCATGCTGCCGGAGGGCAACTGGCTCTCAAGGGCTCCGAGCCTCCGCAGCAAAGTGGTGTTGCTGGCCAAGATCCAGGACGAGGGCGGTCATGGTTTGTACCTGTACAGTGCCACCGAAACCCTGGGCATCACCCGGGAGGAAATGATCGAACAGCTTCACACGGGCAAAGCCAAATATTCGAGCATCTTCAATTATCCTTCGCTGACATGGGCCGATATCGGCGCCATCGGCTGGCTGGTGGACGGTGCCGCCATCGTGAACCAGGTGTCTCTGCAACGTACGTCATACGGACCTTATGCACGGGCGATGGTTCGCATCTGCAAGGAGGAAAGTTTTCATCAACGACAAGGCTACGAGATCATGGCCAAAATGGCCCAGGGTACTGCCGAGCAAAAAGCCATGGCACAAGATGCGCTGAACCGTTGGTGGTGGCCTTCGCTGATGATGTTCGGACCCCACGATGCTGAATCCGCCCACAGCCAGCAATCCATCCAATGGAAAATCAAACGGGAGTCCAATGACGAATTGCGCCAGAAGTTCATCGACAAAACCGTGCAGCAGGCGGAAGTGGTCGGCCTCTCCATTCCCGATCCCAACCTGAAATGGAACGAAGCCCGGGGGCATTATGATTTCGGGGAGATCAACTGGGATGAATTCTGGAACGTGGTAAAAGGCAATGGCCCCTGCAACAAGGAAAGATTGGCCTCACACCAAAAAGCACATGACGACGGCGCGTGGGTGAGAGAAGCCGCCACCGCATACGCCGATAAAAAGAAAAAGAAGGCGGCCGCGTAA
- the paaJ gene encoding phenylacetate-CoA oxygenase subunit PaaJ translates to MVNPTPELIWQVLSELPDPEIPVISIVELGMVRDVQVNENDVVVTITPTYSGCPATQMIRDDIESKLKEMGVQSPIIRTVISPAWTTDWITDEARKKLMDYGISPPPYATEDKGALLGKPKHVICPHCKSEHTHLKSQFGSTPCKALYVCDDCREPFDYFKCI, encoded by the coding sequence GTGGTAAACCCAACCCCGGAATTGATCTGGCAAGTACTATCGGAATTGCCCGACCCCGAGATCCCGGTCATCAGCATCGTGGAGCTCGGTATGGTGCGCGATGTTCAGGTGAATGAAAACGATGTGGTGGTCACCATCACCCCCACCTATTCCGGATGCCCGGCTACCCAGATGATTCGGGACGATATTGAAAGTAAACTCAAGGAAATGGGTGTACAAAGCCCCATCATCCGGACCGTGATTTCTCCCGCCTGGACCACCGACTGGATCACAGATGAAGCAAGAAAAAAACTGATGGATTATGGGATCAGTCCCCCACCGTATGCCACCGAAGACAAGGGAGCGCTCCTCGGCAAACCGAAACACGTGATATGCCCGCATTGCAAATCCGAACATACCCATCTCAAAAGCCAGTTCGGATCAACTCCGTGCAAAGCTTTGTATGTTTGTGATGATTGCCGGGAACCGTTCGATTACTTTAAGTGTATTTAA